A genomic region of Chitinimonas arctica contains the following coding sequences:
- a CDS encoding sigma-54-dependent transcriptional regulator, with translation MGSNDILIVDDEIGIRELLSEILQDEGYRVVVAENAAQARQFRNKGRPSLVLLDIWMPDTDGVTLLKEWGSNGQLTMPVVMMSGHATIDTAVEATRIGAFDFLEKPIGLQKLLATVKRALKHGEVQPKVAENSLAGLGKSPLILILKKQLDQSQNLAFPLLLTGEPGSGFVACARYLSPSTAPFVAPDSQDALIDSGADLVARAANGSLFLRDIGHYERKAQSALVSLLPKLDKHNVRLICATSRSLPELIDRFDPALFTYLSQIVVPLPALREHRDDIPELAEHILASVVESSKTSPRRFASSALNALRQHDWPGNHEQLHNIVKSLALTSTEVEIDAAPVNRVLSQFSPPRAQAVTVSGPQFNFDQPLRDARDEFERAYFDHHIGLEGGNMSRVADKVGLERTHLYRKLKQLGVQVIKRPRV, from the coding sequence GTGGGGAGTAACGATATCCTGATCGTCGACGACGAGATTGGTATCCGCGAATTACTGTCGGAGATCCTGCAAGACGAAGGCTACCGCGTGGTGGTAGCCGAAAATGCCGCCCAGGCGCGCCAATTCCGCAACAAGGGGCGCCCGTCGCTGGTCCTGCTGGATATCTGGATGCCGGATACCGATGGCGTGACGCTGCTGAAGGAATGGGGCAGCAATGGTCAGCTGACCATGCCGGTGGTAATGATGTCGGGCCATGCCACCATCGATACCGCGGTCGAAGCGACCCGCATCGGGGCCTTCGATTTTCTGGAAAAGCCCATCGGGCTGCAGAAGCTGCTGGCTACGGTCAAGCGGGCGCTCAAGCACGGCGAGGTGCAACCCAAGGTGGCCGAGAATTCGCTGGCCGGCCTGGGCAAGAGTCCGCTGATCCTGATACTGAAGAAGCAGCTGGACCAATCGCAGAACCTGGCCTTTCCGCTGCTGCTGACCGGCGAGCCGGGCAGCGGCTTTGTGGCCTGCGCCCGCTACCTGAGCCCCTCCACGGCGCCGTTCGTGGCGCCGGACAGCCAGGATGCCCTGATCGACTCGGGTGCGGACCTGGTGGCCCGGGCCGCCAACGGTTCGCTGTTCCTGCGCGATATCGGCCATTACGAGCGCAAGGCGCAGAGCGCCCTGGTCTCGCTGTTGCCGAAGCTGGATAAGCACAATGTGCGGCTTATCTGTGCCACCAGCCGCAGCCTGCCGGAACTGATCGACCGCTTCGATCCGGCGCTGTTCACCTATCTGTCGCAGATCGTGGTGCCCTTGCCGGCCCTGCGCGAGCACCGCGACGATATCCCCGAGCTGGCGGAGCACATCCTCGCCAGCGTGGTGGAATCGAGCAAGACCAGCCCGCGGCGGTTCGCCTCCTCCGCGCTGAACGCCTTGCGCCAGCATGATTGGCCGGGTAATCACGAGCAGCTGCACAATATCGTCAAGAGCCTGGCGCTGACTTCGACCGAGGTCGAGATCGATGCCGCGCCGGTCAATCGCGTCTTGTCGCAGTTTTCGCCCCCCAGGGCGCAAGCCGTGACGGTCAGTGGACCGCAGTTCAATTTCGACCAACCCCTGCGCGATGCCCGCGACGAATTCGAACGGGCGTATTTCGATCACCATATCGGCCTGGAAGGCGGCAATATGAGCCGCGTGGCCGATAAGGTGGGCTTGGAGCGCACCCACTTGTACCGCAAGCTCAAGCAACTGGGTGTGCAGGTAATCAAGCGGCCCAGGGTGTAG
- a CDS encoding M4 family metallopeptidase: MKHAFHAAARPALLSVLVMGAISAMAAERVNLEGFSAKAATVSGGTLQNMLGLANDELKPLRSQSYANGKVVTRYRQYHQGVPVWGVGVVEQRNPGEAQPLLSGAMLRGVSIDMPSAKPAFSSSVVLAQAKSLAKAGATENDTASLFVKLDNGVARLVYVVSFMVNDAKAPSRPHFLIDANTGVVIKRWEGLAHRDATGPGGNTKTGQYEYGTTYGPLVVNDNCQMNSGNVITVNLNHGTSGSSAYQFTCPRNTVKAINGAFSPLNDAHYFGNVVFNMYKDWFNLRPISQTLYMKVHYSSGYENAFWDGSAMSFGDGASTFYPLVSLDVSAHEVSHGFTEQNSGLEYSGMSGGMNEAFSDMAGEAAEYYMKNGTNDFQVGAEIFKSSGALRYMDNPPRDGRSIGNASDYYDGLDVHYSSGVFNKAFYTLAKKTGWNTRKAFEVMVDANRLHWQENSTFDEGACGVEKAAVARGYTKADVTSAFSAVGVHCEDQPPLPTNELKKGVPVTGLAAAKNAKLNYTMAVPAGARNLTFTMSGGTGDADIYIKFGSAPTLTSYDYRPYKYGNNEKVTISTGRTGTYYVMINGYSAFSGVTLVGNYQQ; this comes from the coding sequence ATGAAGCACGCATTTCACGCAGCAGCACGTCCAGCCCTTCTGTCCGTTCTGGTAATGGGCGCTATCAGCGCCATGGCGGCGGAGCGGGTGAACCTGGAGGGGTTTTCGGCCAAAGCTGCGACGGTAAGCGGTGGTACGCTACAAAATATGCTGGGCCTGGCAAACGATGAACTGAAGCCTTTGCGTAGCCAGTCGTACGCCAACGGCAAGGTCGTTACCCGGTATCGGCAATACCATCAAGGCGTACCAGTTTGGGGAGTAGGGGTCGTCGAGCAGCGTAATCCAGGCGAGGCACAGCCGCTGCTGTCGGGTGCCATGTTGAGGGGCGTGAGCATCGATATGCCTAGCGCCAAGCCAGCCTTCTCGTCTTCGGTCGTGTTGGCCCAAGCCAAATCCCTGGCCAAGGCAGGCGCAACCGAGAACGACACAGCCTCGCTGTTCGTCAAGCTCGACAACGGTGTCGCCCGACTGGTCTATGTCGTCTCGTTCATGGTCAATGATGCGAAGGCACCGTCCAGGCCGCATTTCCTGATCGATGCCAACACCGGTGTCGTGATCAAGCGCTGGGAAGGCCTGGCGCACCGCGATGCCACCGGCCCTGGCGGCAACACCAAGACCGGCCAGTATGAATATGGCACCACCTATGGTCCGCTGGTGGTGAACGACAATTGCCAGATGAACAGCGGCAACGTCATCACCGTCAATCTCAACCACGGCACCAGTGGTTCTTCCGCCTATCAGTTCACTTGCCCACGTAATACGGTCAAGGCCATCAACGGTGCGTTCTCGCCCCTGAACGATGCGCATTACTTCGGTAATGTCGTGTTCAATATGTACAAGGACTGGTTCAACCTGCGTCCTATCTCCCAGACCCTGTACATGAAGGTGCACTACAGCAGCGGTTATGAAAACGCCTTCTGGGACGGTAGCGCCATGAGCTTCGGTGACGGCGCCAGCACCTTCTATCCGCTGGTATCGCTCGACGTGTCGGCTCACGAGGTCAGCCACGGCTTTACCGAGCAAAACTCCGGACTGGAATATTCCGGCATGTCCGGCGGGATGAACGAAGCCTTCTCCGATATGGCCGGTGAGGCCGCCGAGTACTACATGAAGAACGGCACCAACGACTTCCAGGTCGGCGCCGAAATCTTCAAGTCCTCCGGCGCACTGCGCTATATGGACAATCCACCGCGCGATGGCCGTTCGATCGGCAACGCTTCGGACTACTACGATGGATTGGACGTGCACTATTCCAGCGGCGTCTTCAATAAGGCGTTCTACACCCTGGCCAAGAAGACCGGCTGGAACACCCGCAAGGCATTCGAGGTGATGGTGGATGCCAACCGTCTGCACTGGCAAGAGAACAGCACCTTCGACGAAGGTGCCTGTGGTGTGGAAAAGGCCGCGGTGGCACGCGGCTACACCAAGGCTGACGTGACTTCGGCGTTCAGCGCGGTGGGCGTGCATTGCGAAGACCAGCCGCCACTTCCAACCAATGAACTGAAGAAGGGTGTGCCGGTCACGGGCTTGGCTGCCGCCAAGAACGCGAAGCTGAACTACACCATGGCGGTGCCGGCCGGCGCCCGGAACCTGACCTTCACCATGTCCGGCGGTACGGGCGATGCCGATATCTACATCAAGTTCGGTTCGGCACCGACCCTCACTTCCTACGACTACCGTCCTTACAAGTACGGCAATAACGAAAAGGTCACCATCTCGACCGGACGTACCGGTACTTACTACGTGATGATCAACGGCTACTCCGCGTTCAGCGGCGTGACCCTGGTCGGCAACTATCAGCAGTAA
- a CDS encoding M28 family metallopeptidase → MQRRIIPLLLAGLCLGSQADPLNGSKKVWITVGDAAFTQLQKLAPKTVAKDSRAMTASAGIGRQAGLERVHLVQVDESQLHDLSHAVHHELNRCGGFAFHTSEAAGRKALLQQVVPAPLASRPSYTIDNQSVVNPLLPQLQDSQIASTIIDLSAFTNRYYTSAHGVNSSNWIKQRWTQLATGRPDVTVEQYSHSWAQKSVILTIKGTDNASEVVVIGGHQDSINGSDRSENARAPGADDDASGIASMTEAIRVMLNSGYKPRRTIKFMAYAAEEVGLRGSDDIARRFKADNVNVVGVVQLDMTNYKGSDADIYIYTDYTDSSQNNFLVSLINTYLPTLRVGYDRCGYACSDHASWSSQGFFASMPFESAMNDSNPRIHTTGDTYANSGSQALHALKFARMAVAFAVELGSDGPSIPPPGEKVENFTGSVTRNQKLNYGPFKVAAGGGFVAEMTGTGDADLYVRKGSAPTTSSYDCRPYKSGSNETCSLVVNPAGDVYVMVNGYTSGTSTYNLKVTYRAQP, encoded by the coding sequence ATGCAACGCAGAATCATCCCTCTGCTGCTGGCCGGACTTTGTCTCGGCAGCCAGGCCGATCCGCTCAATGGCTCAAAAAAGGTCTGGATCACGGTCGGCGACGCCGCTTTTACCCAATTACAGAAGCTGGCTCCCAAAACTGTCGCTAAAGACAGCCGCGCCATGACCGCCAGCGCCGGGATCGGCAGGCAGGCAGGTCTGGAGCGTGTCCACCTGGTCCAAGTGGACGAGTCGCAATTGCACGATCTGTCGCATGCGGTCCACCATGAACTCAACCGCTGCGGCGGCTTTGCCTTCCATACGAGCGAAGCGGCGGGCCGCAAGGCGCTGTTGCAGCAGGTGGTGCCCGCCCCGCTGGCCAGCCGCCCCAGCTACACCATCGATAATCAAAGCGTCGTCAATCCCTTGCTGCCGCAGCTGCAGGACAGCCAGATCGCCAGCACCATCATCGATCTGTCTGCCTTCACCAACCGGTATTACACCAGCGCCCATGGCGTCAATTCGTCCAATTGGATCAAGCAGCGCTGGACCCAACTGGCGACTGGCCGTCCGGACGTCACGGTGGAGCAATACAGCCATAGCTGGGCGCAGAAATCGGTCATCCTCACCATCAAGGGGACCGACAATGCCAGCGAGGTGGTGGTCATCGGCGGCCATCAGGATTCCATCAACGGCAGCGACCGCAGCGAAAACGCCCGCGCCCCCGGGGCGGACGACGATGCGTCCGGTATCGCCAGCATGACCGAGGCGATCCGGGTGATGCTGAACAGCGGCTACAAACCGCGTCGTACCATCAAGTTCATGGCCTATGCCGCCGAGGAAGTGGGTTTGCGCGGTTCGGACGATATCGCCCGCAGGTTCAAGGCGGATAACGTCAATGTGGTTGGCGTGGTGCAGTTGGACATGACCAACTACAAGGGCTCGGATGCCGATATCTATATCTATACCGATTACACCGACAGCTCGCAGAATAATTTCCTGGTCAGCTTGATCAATACCTATCTGCCCACCTTGCGGGTAGGCTACGACCGCTGCGGCTACGCTTGCTCCGACCACGCCTCGTGGAGTTCGCAGGGCTTCTTCGCATCCATGCCGTTTGAATCGGCCATGAACGATTCGAACCCCCGTATCCACACTACCGGCGATACCTATGCCAACTCCGGCAGCCAGGCCCTGCATGCGCTCAAGTTCGCCCGCATGGCCGTGGCCTTCGCGGTGGAACTGGGTAGCGATGGACCCTCCATCCCACCGCCGGGCGAAAAGGTGGAGAACTTCACCGGTAGCGTGACCCGTAACCAGAAGCTGAACTATGGCCCATTCAAGGTAGCAGCCGGTGGCGGCTTCGTGGCCGAGATGACCGGTACGGGCGATGCCGATCTGTACGTGCGCAAGGGTTCGGCGCCTACCACCAGCAGTTATGATTGCCGTCCCTACAAGAGCGGCAGCAACGAGACCTGCAGCCTTGTCGTCAACCCTGCCGGCGATGTATACGTCATGGTGAATGGCTATACCAGCGGGACCTCCACCTACAACCTGAAGGTGACCTATCGGGCGCAGCCGTAG
- the speD gene encoding adenosylmethionine decarboxylase, whose translation MNGLHLTADLYDCAADALLVDVALLTRLCHDRVAACGLQAVADCWHRFPDGPIGPGGMTGVVLLAESHLAIHTWPERGGVTLDVYVCNFGGDNSARAEALLQSLLQAFAPARQQIQRLQRGLEESA comes from the coding sequence ATGAACGGCCTGCATCTGACCGCCGACCTGTATGACTGCGCCGCCGATGCCCTGTTGGTGGACGTCGCCCTGTTGACCCGGCTTTGCCATGACCGGGTCGCCGCCTGCGGCCTGCAAGCGGTTGCCGATTGCTGGCACCGGTTTCCCGACGGTCCAATTGGTCCTGGCGGCATGACCGGCGTGGTACTGCTGGCCGAATCGCACCTGGCCATCCATACCTGGCCGGAGCGCGGCGGTGTAACGCTGGACGTCTATGTCTGCAATTTCGGCGGCGACAATTCCGCCCGTGCCGAAGCGCTATTGCAGTCGCTGCTACAGGCTTTCGCACCCGCTCGCCAGCAGATTCAGCGGTTGCAGCGCGGGCTGGAAGAGAGCGCGTGA
- a CDS encoding NAD(P)/FAD-dependent oxidoreductase, which translates to MKRRDFLAAGAAAGLAGCAGKRPPPLPPGELIGPNMTLGHRLRDGGAFPPPSETRRVDALIVGAGMAGLACGWWLARNGQQDFAVLELENEAGGNCLSGRNALTAYPWGAHYLPLPGTDAPELRQMLAEFGVLRGDPFAARPEYEERHLCFNPQERLFINGVWQDGLLPHFGIGASERAQQQRFIDRMSELGAARDHAGKAQFTVPSARGGERDRALDSVTMRDWLRREGFDAPSLHWWVNYACRDDYGTDYSQASAWAGIHYFAGRHGLASNADSDTVLTWPEGNGWLSRRLAARLAPWLRANAMVWRIAADKTGVDVDVYLAREQRSVRYRAARLVWAGPVGFLPHIWPDLPPQWRAAAARFSYAPWLVANLSVQDVPAQVHEQAPLSWDNVLYQGQGLGYVVANHQSLALHGKGSVLTYYRPLSEASPAAGRQLLRTRTREQWAQSILADLSRAHPDILDLTTRLDVCRWGHAMARPTVGLLDGHLLPLRQPQPRVMLAHADLSGFSLAEEAHYWGIRAARWLLGDKGTST; encoded by the coding sequence ATGAAGCGTCGCGACTTCCTGGCCGCAGGCGCGGCGGCCGGCCTGGCCGGCTGCGCCGGCAAGCGCCCGCCGCCGCTGCCGCCAGGAGAACTGATCGGGCCGAATATGACCCTGGGCCACCGCTTGCGCGATGGCGGCGCCTTCCCGCCGCCGAGCGAGACCCGCCGGGTCGATGCGCTGATCGTCGGTGCCGGCATGGCTGGGCTTGCCTGCGGATGGTGGCTGGCACGCAACGGCCAGCAGGACTTTGCCGTACTGGAGCTGGAAAACGAAGCGGGCGGCAACTGCCTCAGCGGCCGCAATGCGTTGACGGCTTATCCCTGGGGAGCCCATTACCTGCCCTTGCCCGGCACGGATGCGCCGGAACTTCGCCAGATGCTGGCCGAATTCGGTGTCTTGCGCGGCGACCCATTCGCCGCCAGGCCCGAGTATGAAGAACGCCATCTCTGCTTCAATCCGCAGGAGCGATTGTTTATCAACGGCGTGTGGCAGGACGGCCTGCTACCGCATTTCGGCATCGGCGCCAGCGAGCGGGCCCAGCAGCAACGCTTTATCGACCGTATGAGCGAATTGGGTGCGGCGCGCGATCACGCCGGCAAGGCCCAGTTCACCGTGCCGAGCGCCCGGGGTGGCGAGCGGGATCGCGCCTTGGATAGTGTGACCATGCGCGATTGGTTGCGGCGGGAAGGTTTCGATGCCCCCTCGCTGCATTGGTGGGTGAACTACGCCTGCCGCGACGATTACGGCACCGATTACAGTCAAGCATCAGCCTGGGCCGGCATCCACTATTTTGCCGGCCGACATGGTCTGGCCAGCAATGCCGATAGCGATACCGTGCTGACCTGGCCGGAAGGCAACGGCTGGCTGAGCCGGCGGTTGGCGGCACGCTTGGCGCCCTGGCTGCGCGCTAATGCCATGGTCTGGCGCATTGCCGCCGACAAGACCGGCGTGGATGTGGATGTCTACCTGGCCCGGGAGCAACGTAGCGTGCGTTACCGCGCCGCGCGGCTGGTGTGGGCCGGCCCGGTGGGTTTTCTTCCGCATATCTGGCCGGATCTGCCGCCGCAATGGCGCGCCGCCGCCGCGCGCTTCAGCTATGCACCGTGGCTGGTGGCCAATCTGAGCGTGCAGGACGTGCCGGCGCAAGTGCATGAACAAGCCCCGCTCAGCTGGGACAATGTCTTGTACCAGGGCCAGGGCCTGGGCTATGTGGTGGCCAACCATCAATCGCTGGCCCTGCATGGCAAAGGCAGCGTGCTCACCTACTACCGACCGCTGAGCGAAGCCAGCCCCGCCGCCGGGCGGCAGCTGCTGCGGACCCGTACGCGCGAGCAATGGGCCCAGTCGATCTTGGCCGACCTGTCCCGTGCCCACCCGGATATCCTCGACCTGACCACGCGCCTGGACGTTTGCCGCTGGGGCCATGCCATGGCCCGCCCTACCGTGGGCCTGCTGGACGGCCACCTGCTGCCATTGCGCCAGCCACAGCCCCGCGTCATGCTGGCACATGCCGATCTAAGCGGCTTTTCATTGGCGGAGGAAGCGCATTACTGGGGAATTCGGGCCGCCCGCTGGCTGCTGGGCGATAAAGGAACAAGCACATGA
- a CDS encoding polyamine aminopropyltransferase: MPYALLFSIFVVAACGLAYELVAAALSSYLIGDSVTQFSTVIGVYLFAMGIGSWLSKLIQRDLTSNFIKIELAVGLLGGFSAAMLFWAFAWLSGPFLFLLYLLVGLIGILVGLEIPLVMRLLEPRLPFKELVSQVLSVDYIGALAVSLLFPLWLAPKLGMVRTALLFGLMNIGVAIWTLWLFRHELPNRRSLGMQGGLAMLLVALGFAGSEQLSGVAEQALYEDNIVLAETTPYQRIVLTRWKSELRLFLNGNLQFSSRDEYRYHEALVHPGLASLPWAKRVLVLGGGDGLAIREILKYPQIESVTLVELDPAMPNLFKTHPALRKLNGGALDSPRVHIINTDAFQWLDRQQDAFDFIVVDFPDPTNYAVGKLYTNTFYRLVERALNVRGRMVVQATSPMYARHAYWTVVQTIESVGLGSQPYHALVPSFGEWGFILAGREPYTLPTRLPAGLRFIDATALPTLFNFPPDMARVPAEVNRLNNQLLVRTFEQEWKQVQR, from the coding sequence CTGCGGCCTGGCTTACGAGCTGGTGGCTGCCGCCCTGTCGAGCTATTTGATCGGCGACTCCGTCACCCAGTTCTCCACCGTTATCGGGGTCTATCTATTCGCCATGGGCATAGGCTCGTGGCTATCCAAGCTGATACAGCGCGACCTGACCAGCAACTTTATCAAGATCGAGCTGGCCGTTGGCCTGCTGGGCGGTTTTTCCGCCGCCATGCTGTTCTGGGCGTTCGCCTGGCTGAGCGGACCCTTCCTGTTTCTGCTTTACCTGCTGGTCGGCCTGATCGGCATCCTGGTCGGCCTGGAGATTCCGCTGGTCATGCGCCTGCTGGAACCCCGCCTGCCCTTCAAGGAACTGGTGTCGCAAGTGCTCAGCGTCGACTACATCGGCGCGCTGGCGGTATCGCTGCTGTTTCCCCTGTGGCTGGCGCCCAAGCTGGGCATGGTGCGAACCGCGCTATTGTTCGGACTGATGAATATCGGGGTGGCGATCTGGACACTTTGGCTGTTCCGGCACGAACTGCCCAATCGCCGTAGCCTGGGCATGCAAGGCGGGCTGGCGATGTTGCTGGTGGCGCTTGGCTTCGCCGGCTCGGAGCAGCTCTCCGGCGTGGCTGAGCAGGCGCTCTATGAAGACAATATCGTGCTGGCCGAAACCACTCCCTACCAGCGCATCGTATTGACGCGCTGGAAAAGCGAGCTGCGCCTGTTCCTCAATGGCAACCTGCAATTCAGCTCGCGCGACGAGTACCGCTACCACGAAGCCCTGGTCCACCCCGGCCTGGCCAGCCTGCCCTGGGCCAAGCGGGTGCTCGTGCTGGGCGGCGGCGACGGGTTGGCGATACGGGAAATCCTCAAATACCCCCAAATCGAGTCGGTCACCCTGGTCGAGCTGGACCCGGCCATGCCGAACCTGTTCAAGACGCATCCCGCCCTGCGCAAGCTCAACGGCGGCGCCCTCGATTCCCCGCGCGTCCATATCATCAATACCGATGCCTTCCAATGGCTGGATCGCCAGCAGGATGCTTTCGACTTTATCGTGGTGGATTTCCCCGACCCGACCAACTACGCCGTCGGCAAGCTCTACACCAATACCTTCTACCGCCTGGTGGAACGCGCCCTCAATGTGCGGGGCAGGATGGTGGTGCAGGCCACCTCGCCCATGTATGCCCGCCATGCCTATTGGACCGTGGTGCAAACGATCGAAAGCGTCGGCCTCGGCAGCCAGCCCTACCATGCCCTGGTTCCCAGTTTCGGCGAATGGGGCTTTATCCTGGCCGGGCGGGAGCCTTATACCCTGCCCACGCGCCTGCCGGCGGGGCTACGCTTTATCGATGCCACCGCCTTGCCGACGCTGTTCAACTTCCCGCCCGATATGGCGCGTGTGCCCGCCGAGGTGAATCGCCTGAACAATCAATTGCTGGTGCGTACCTTTGAGCAGGAATGGAAGCAGGTGCAGCGATGA